One window of the Streptomyces sp. NBC_00259 genome contains the following:
- a CDS encoding ABC transporter ATP-binding protein: MVVPPDNDVLWARSLNHAYRGSPALCGVSLGVREGEILAVNGPRGSGKTTLLRCLSGQLVAQQGEVWFNSSPVHTMGPLVRERLRRDRFGWIGPDPQLVPELTAWENAALPLLLRGSSHRKARTAALEWLERLDIGGCARKRPRALLQSQRQRIALARALAITPAVLFADEPTASLHSTDRAQVLRTLTTAARSHRITVVLATHDEEVATLADRAVSLIDGRRVNPASGTEAEGRAACSLSV; this comes from the coding sequence ATGGTGGTCCCGCCGGACAACGATGTGCTCTGGGCGCGCTCCCTGAACCACGCCTACCGCGGCTCGCCCGCCCTCTGCGGAGTTTCCCTCGGCGTGCGCGAGGGAGAGATCCTCGCCGTGAACGGCCCCCGCGGCAGCGGAAAGACGACCCTGCTGCGCTGTCTGTCGGGCCAGCTCGTCGCACAGCAGGGCGAGGTCTGGTTCAACAGCAGCCCCGTCCACACCATGGGTCCGCTGGTCCGCGAGCGACTGCGGCGCGACCGCTTCGGCTGGATCGGCCCGGACCCCCAGCTGGTGCCCGAACTGACCGCCTGGGAGAACGCGGCCCTGCCGCTGCTGCTGCGCGGTTCCTCGCACCGCAAGGCCAGGACCGCCGCCCTGGAGTGGCTGGAGCGGCTCGACATCGGCGGCTGCGCGCGCAAGCGCCCCCGCGCGCTGCTGCAGTCGCAGCGGCAGCGGATCGCCCTCGCCCGCGCGCTCGCCATCACGCCCGCGGTGCTCTTCGCCGACGAGCCGACCGCCTCGCTGCACAGCACGGACCGCGCCCAGGTGCTGCGTACGCTCACCACCGCGGCCCGCTCGCATCGCATCACCGTCGTGCTCGCCACCCATGACGAGGAGGTCGCGACGCTCGCCGACCGCGCGGTGTCGCTGATCGACGGCCGGCGCGTGAACCCGGCGAGCGGCACGGAGGCGGAAGGCCGGGCCGCGTGCTCGCTCTCCGTCTAG
- a CDS encoding aspartate aminotransferase family protein codes for MGNPIAVSKDLSKTAYDHLWMHFTRMSSYENSPVPTIVRGEGTYIYDDKGKRYLDGLAGLFVVQAGHGRRELAEVAAKQAQELAFFPVWSYAHPMAVELAERLANEAPGDLNKVFFTTGGGEAVETAWKLAKQYFKLVGKPTKYKVISRAVAYHGTPQGALSITGLPGLKAPFEPLVPGAHKVPNTNIYRAPLHGDDPEAFGRWAADQIEQQILFEGADTVAAVFLEPVQNAGGCFPPPPGYFQRVREICDQYDVLLVSDEVICAFGRLGKTFACDKFGYVPDMITCAKGMTSGYSPIGACIVSDRLAEPFYKGDNTFLHGYTFGGHPVSAAVGVANLDLFEREKLNQHVLDNEGAFLSTLQKLHDLPIVGDVRGNGFFYGIELVKDKHTKESFNEEETERVLYGFLSKALFDAGLYCRADDRGDPVVQLAPPLISTQETFDEIEQILRSVLSEAWTKL; via the coding sequence GTGGGGAACCCGATAGCCGTGAGCAAGGACCTCTCCAAGACCGCCTACGACCACCTGTGGATGCACTTCACCCGCATGTCGTCGTACGAGAACTCACCCGTGCCCACCATCGTGCGTGGTGAGGGCACCTACATCTACGACGACAAGGGCAAGCGCTACCTCGACGGGCTCGCCGGTCTGTTCGTGGTCCAGGCGGGCCACGGCCGCAGGGAACTGGCCGAGGTGGCCGCCAAGCAGGCCCAGGAGCTCGCGTTCTTCCCCGTGTGGTCGTACGCCCACCCGATGGCCGTCGAGCTGGCCGAGCGTCTCGCGAACGAAGCCCCCGGCGACCTGAACAAGGTCTTCTTCACCACGGGTGGCGGCGAGGCGGTCGAGACGGCCTGGAAGCTGGCCAAGCAGTACTTCAAGCTGGTCGGCAAGCCGACCAAGTACAAGGTCATCTCCCGTGCCGTCGCCTACCACGGCACCCCGCAGGGCGCCCTGTCCATCACCGGCCTGCCGGGCCTGAAGGCCCCGTTCGAGCCGCTGGTGCCCGGTGCGCACAAGGTGCCCAACACCAACATCTACCGCGCCCCGCTGCACGGCGACGACCCCGAGGCCTTCGGCCGCTGGGCCGCCGACCAGATCGAGCAGCAGATCCTCTTCGAGGGCGCCGACACCGTCGCCGCGGTCTTCCTGGAGCCGGTGCAGAACGCCGGCGGCTGCTTCCCGCCGCCGCCCGGGTACTTCCAGCGGGTCCGCGAGATCTGCGACCAGTACGACGTGCTGCTCGTCTCCGACGAGGTCATCTGCGCCTTCGGCCGCCTCGGCAAGACGTTCGCCTGCGACAAGTTCGGCTACGTGCCGGACATGATCACCTGCGCGAAGGGCATGACGTCGGGCTACTCCCCGATCGGCGCCTGCATCGTCTCCGACCGGCTCGCCGAGCCGTTCTACAAGGGCGACAACACCTTCCTGCACGGCTACACCTTCGGCGGCCACCCGGTCTCCGCCGCCGTCGGCGTCGCCAACCTCGACCTGTTCGAGCGCGAGAAGCTCAACCAGCACGTCCTCGACAACGAGGGCGCGTTCCTCTCGACGCTGCAGAAGCTGCACGACCTGCCGATCGTCGGCGACGTCCGCGGCAACGGCTTCTTCTACGGCATCGAGCTGGTGAAGGACAAGCACACCAAGGAGTCCTTCAACGAGGAGGAGACCGAGCGCGTCCTGTACGGGTTCCTCTCCAAGGCGCTGTTCGACGCCGGTCTGTACTGCCGCGCCGACGACCGCGGTGACCCGGTCGTCCAGCTCGCCCCGCCGCTGATCTCCACCCAGGAGACGTTCGACGAGATCGAGCAGATCCTGCGGTCCGTCCTCAGCGAGGCCTGGACGAAGCTGTAG